A genome region from Leptodactylus fuscus isolate aLepFus1 chromosome 6, aLepFus1.hap2, whole genome shotgun sequence includes the following:
- the LOC142210371 gene encoding ketosamine-3-kinase-like, giving the protein MKPPKMFLHHMDPRRHQEMEEKLKNVLRTSVLIPCGHIQGGCISEAWKYDTDQGRVFVKWNRGNQAMTMFKGEMTSLETIRKTRTVCVPQPITLAELPAGGALFVIKSMELRPISKFASKLGDQLADLHLHNGLMKVKIQKNYGTIGKCPADLCPVEKFGFPTMTCCGYIPQDNEWQDDWVTFFASQRLQPQIRLIERDYGDRTLLGLWSELQMKVQNAFRDTVIVPSLLHGDLWEGNTAEDDHGPVLFDPGSFYGHSEYELSIGDMFGDHCGEFYQAYHRKIPKSSGFELRQPLYQLFHSLNNWNHFGEMFRGSTLNLMRYLLQIL; this is encoded by the exons ATGAAACCTCCGAAAATGTTTCTGCACCATATGGACCCCAGGAGGCACCAAGAAATGGAGGAGAAGCTAAAGAATGTTCTGAGAACGTCAGTCCTCATCCCATGTGGGCACATCCAGGGCGGGTGTATCAGTGAAGCCTGGAAGTATGACACCGATCAGGGAAGAGTGTTTGTGAAGTGGAATCGTGGAAATCAG GCTATGACCATGTTCAAGGGAGAAATGACAAGTTTAGAGACAATTAGAAAAACGCGTACTGTGTGTGTGCCCCAACCCATCACTttggctgagctaccagcaggggGAGCCTTATTTGTTATAAAATCTATGGAGTTGAGACCAATTAGCAA GTTTGCTAGTAAATTGGGAGACCAGTTGGCAGATTTGCATTTACATAATGGGTTAATGAAAGTGAAAATTCAGAAAAATTACGGAACCATAG gtaaatgTCCTGCAGATCTGTGTCCGGTGGAGAAATTTGGTTTTCCCACTATGACGTGCTGCGGATACATCCCCCAG GACAACGAGTGGCAGGACGACTGGGTGACCTTCTTTGCATCTCAGCGCCTGCAGCCACAAATCAGGCTGATCGAGAGGGACTACGGCGACCGAACACTTTTGGGACTGTGGTCTGAGCTGCAG ATGAAGGTCCAGAATGCCTTCAGAGATACTGTGATCGTTCCATCCCTCTTACATGGAGATCTATGGGAAGGCAACACTGCAGAGGACGACCATGGACCTGTTCTCTTTGACCCTGGCTCATTCTACGGCCACTCAGAGTATGAATTATCCATCGGTGACATGTTTGGAGATCATTGTGGAGAATTTTATCAGGCCTACCACAGGAAAATCCCCAAATCCTCTGGTTTTGAActccgacaacccctctaccagCTGTTCCACTCCTTAAATAACTGGAACCACTTTGGCGAGATGTTCAGAGGCAGCACCTTGAACCTCATGAGATACCTGCTCCAGATCCTGTGA